A region of Streptomyces sp. NBC_01267 DNA encodes the following proteins:
- a CDS encoding MDR family MFS transporter: MAATAVNSGRELSHRQILHLLSGLLLGLFLALLDQSVISTSIRTIANDFHGYALQAWVTTAYLATSTITTPLYGKLSDIYGRKPLFMFAISVFMLGSLLCSFSASMYQLAAFRAVQGIGAGGLASLTLTILGDLVAPRQRARYQGYFLAVYTGSGLFGPVVGGLFSGTRSIAGITGWRWVFLVNVPLGLVSLLVVWRVLRLRSVRREDVRIDWPGGLLLTVGLVPLLVVADQGRTWGWGAPDSVLCYCTGSGGLLVFVLVEKAMGEHAFVPLRIFGDARFSQGLGLAVVLGATQLGVITLLPQYFQVVLGLTPTVAGLLLLPTLLGTVVGSVVSAQIVSRTGTYRTHTIVGAVVFVTGVFLLQFLHTDSALPGTSVLTLFVGLGLGAFNQPLNLVMQNILPGSDMGVSTAAVTFFRQIGSTLGVALFLTLLFSFAAPDIAAELRVAGGQHVPDVGSLVADTSVLDRLPAATAGPVRHGFADSMDTVFLCMSALALVGLILQLFWKPVSLGARAGRREGSTG, encoded by the coding sequence ATGGCCGCCACCGCCGTCAACAGCGGGCGCGAACTGAGCCACCGACAGATCCTCCACCTCCTGTCGGGGCTCCTGCTCGGCCTCTTCCTCGCCCTGCTGGACCAGAGCGTGATATCCACCTCGATCCGCACCATCGCCAACGACTTCCACGGCTACGCGCTCCAGGCCTGGGTCACCACGGCGTACCTGGCCACCTCCACGATCACCACCCCGCTGTACGGCAAGCTCTCGGACATCTACGGGCGCAAGCCGCTCTTCATGTTCGCCATCTCCGTGTTCATGCTGGGATCGCTGCTGTGCAGCTTCTCGGCGTCGATGTACCAGCTCGCCGCGTTCCGCGCGGTACAGGGAATCGGGGCCGGCGGGCTGGCGTCGCTGACGCTGACCATCCTCGGTGACCTCGTCGCACCCCGGCAACGCGCCCGCTACCAGGGGTACTTCCTCGCCGTGTACACCGGTTCCGGCCTGTTCGGGCCGGTCGTCGGCGGTCTGTTCTCCGGTACTCGCAGCATCGCCGGTATCACCGGCTGGCGCTGGGTGTTCCTGGTCAACGTGCCACTGGGGCTGGTGTCGCTGCTGGTGGTGTGGCGGGTGCTGAGACTGCGATCGGTCCGGCGCGAGGACGTACGGATCGACTGGCCGGGCGGTCTGCTGCTCACGGTGGGCCTGGTGCCCCTGCTCGTCGTCGCCGACCAGGGCCGCACCTGGGGCTGGGGCGCGCCGGACTCCGTGCTCTGTTACTGCACCGGGTCCGGCGGTCTGCTCGTGTTCGTCCTCGTCGAGAAGGCCATGGGGGAGCACGCGTTCGTCCCGCTGCGCATCTTCGGCGACGCGCGGTTCAGCCAGGGCCTGGGGCTGGCCGTGGTACTCGGTGCCACACAGCTCGGGGTGATCACGCTGTTGCCCCAGTACTTCCAGGTCGTGCTCGGTCTGACCCCGACTGTGGCCGGATTGCTGCTCCTGCCGACGCTGCTGGGCACCGTCGTCGGATCCGTGGTGTCCGCGCAGATCGTCTCGCGCACCGGCACGTACCGTACGCACACCATCGTCGGTGCTGTCGTGTTCGTGACCGGCGTCTTCCTGCTGCAATTCCTGCATACCGACTCGGCGTTGCCGGGGACGTCCGTACTGACGCTGTTCGTCGGTCTCGGTCTCGGGGCGTTCAACCAGCCGCTGAACCTGGTGATGCAGAACATCCTGCCGGGCAGCGACATGGGGGTGTCCACGGCCGCCGTCACGTTCTTCCGGCAGATCGGCAGCACCTTGGGCGTGGCGCTGTTCCTGACGCTGCTCTTCTCGTTCGCCGCACCCGACATCGCCGCCGAACTGCGCGTCGCCGGAGGGCAGCACGTGCCGGACGTCGGCAGTCTCGTCGCGGACACCTCGGTGCTGGACCGCCTCCCCGCTGCGACCGCCGGTCCGGTCCGGCACGGCTTCGCCGACTCGATGGACACCGTGTTCCTGTGCATGTCCGCGTTGGCGCTGGTCGGCCTGATCCTCCAACTCTTCTGGAAGCCCGTGTCCCTGGGGGCGCGCGCCGGGCGGCGGGAAGGCTCCACCGGGTGA
- a CDS encoding carboxylesterase family protein: MSTDLCVPTGSGTVRGFCDDRGVIHWRGVPFGFVPQRFRPAEPLAVAGDLDATHWGPVSWQAPPYLEKKLTTTLPGVVESEQCLNLNVWSRSYGDGRPRPVLVWIHPGRNTCGAGAQPRIDHWTVAAQHEVVVVSGNYRLGPWGWLHLGLLDDRFTGTTNLGVRDQVLLLRWVRENIGAFGGDPDNVTLFGNSAGSSNVSTLFGVPEARGLFHRAAVYSGNAEQPTTAAEAVEFAEDFLRSAPSLAGGPAGLAGLSNVELRYMHRQLLRKGQVHYRPVIDGELIPKAPLDSVREGLIADVPLLVSVTSNEARWHDLVSDTEIDRLYAALPATDPSLTHDEKIDVVSRHVFIDPARRLLDAAAVTGTCWAQVFDYHATTSLTAADPRIKGRAMHTCDIESLFCDLASGTDTDRAVAAVEQGALVALATDGRPGWGPYDSEKPVARWVGPAPRTGALPTP, translated from the coding sequence ATGTCCACCGACCTGTGCGTGCCGACCGGTTCCGGCACGGTCAGGGGCTTCTGCGACGACCGGGGCGTGATCCACTGGCGAGGTGTCCCGTTCGGCTTCGTGCCGCAGCGGTTCCGTCCCGCCGAACCGCTCGCGGTCGCTGGTGATCTGGACGCCACGCACTGGGGTCCGGTCAGCTGGCAGGCCCCGCCGTACCTGGAGAAGAAGCTCACCACCACGCTCCCGGGCGTCGTCGAGTCCGAACAGTGCCTCAACCTCAACGTCTGGTCCCGCAGTTACGGGGACGGCCGGCCGCGACCGGTGCTGGTGTGGATCCACCCCGGCCGGAACACCTGCGGCGCCGGCGCCCAGCCCAGGATCGACCACTGGACGGTCGCCGCCCAGCACGAGGTCGTCGTGGTCAGCGGCAACTACCGGCTCGGACCGTGGGGCTGGCTGCACCTGGGGCTGCTCGACGACCGGTTCACCGGCACCACCAACCTCGGCGTGCGTGACCAGGTGCTGCTGCTGCGCTGGGTGCGCGAGAACATCGGCGCGTTCGGCGGCGACCCGGACAACGTCACACTGTTCGGCAACTCGGCCGGTTCCTCCAACGTCAGCACCCTGTTCGGGGTGCCCGAGGCGCGCGGCCTCTTCCACCGGGCGGCCGTCTACAGCGGCAATGCCGAGCAGCCCACCACCGCCGCCGAGGCCGTCGAGTTCGCCGAGGACTTCCTGCGCTCGGCGCCGTCCCTGGCCGGCGGCCCGGCCGGACTCGCCGGCCTGTCCAATGTGGAACTCCGGTACATGCACCGTCAGTTACTGAGAAAGGGTCAGGTCCACTACCGACCGGTGATCGACGGCGAGCTGATCCCGAAGGCACCGCTGGATTCCGTTCGGGAGGGCCTGATAGCCGACGTGCCGTTGCTGGTGTCCGTGACCTCCAACGAGGCCCGGTGGCACGACCTGGTCTCCGACACCGAGATCGACCGGCTGTACGCGGCGCTGCCCGCCACGGACCCCTCGCTGACCCACGACGAGAAGATCGACGTCGTCTCCCGTCACGTGTTCATCGATCCCGCGCGGCGTCTGCTCGACGCGGCTGCCGTTACCGGTACGTGCTGGGCGCAGGTCTTCGACTACCACGCGACCACGTCACTGACGGCGGCAGACCCCCGTATCAAGGGGCGCGCGATGCACACCTGCGACATCGAGTCGTTGTTCTGCGATCTGGCCTCGGGTACCGACACCGACCGTGCGGTCGCTGCCGTCGAACAAGGCGCGCTGGTGGCCCTCGCCACCGACGGCAGACCGGGCTGGGGTCCGTACGACAGCGAGAAACCCGTCGCGCGCTGGGTCGGCCCCGCGCCGAGGACCGGGGCACTGCCGACACCTTGA
- a CDS encoding GAP family protein encodes MTGRDRSTMPRSPGWARQVAASGGLAEPGWMRAIDRFSPGKSAGLAAGLAVANQKNLVLAVGGALSIAASGASPGGKTVAAVLMVFIGSLCTLLPLGTYLLGGSRSEAVLSEWRTWMTRHDAAIMTTVLVVLGAKYVGDAISGLTG; translated from the coding sequence GTGACCGGGCGGGACCGGTCCACGATGCCGCGCTCACCCGGGTGGGCTCGTCAGGTCGCGGCGTCCGGAGGTCTCGCGGAGCCGGGCTGGATGCGGGCCATCGACCGCTTCTCTCCCGGGAAATCTGCCGGGCTGGCCGCGGGGCTGGCCGTCGCCAACCAGAAGAACCTGGTGCTCGCCGTGGGTGGGGCCCTCTCCATCGCGGCCTCCGGCGCGAGTCCGGGCGGAAAGACCGTCGCCGCTGTCCTGATGGTGTTCATCGGGTCGCTGTGCACTCTGCTGCCGTTGGGGACGTACCTCCTCGGCGGCAGCCGGTCCGAGGCGGTGCTGAGCGAGTGGCGGACGTGGATGACCCGGCACGACGCGGCCATCATGACGACGGTGCTGGTCGTTCTGGGCGCCAAGTACGTCGGCGACGCGATCAGCGGACTGACCGGATGA
- a CDS encoding phenazine antibiotic biosynthesis protein, with protein MAGDDTTVWKILDPAVDPWDADEYLRTAVRWHFGEDTGSPFWLRRARTLGFDPLTEVGTFDDLRKFPNVVDELRDVPVEDLVPRGYGPNPPAPHVFETGGTTGAPKRIILMPDWIEAAVERLRKGPQFAGRRRAHILVATPTGPHKIGVFYDFLVERENIVKFSIDLDPRWVKKLIARGETEQVAAYVEHVLDQIEHVMATQDIGLLVITPPLLQACTRRPELTKLIKDKVDLIFWGGAHMTIDERFELEYEYFPGVRMLSRYSSALILEGTTERAGLSRDEDIVYDTRSPVVTFRVVDPATGEQVEYGTRGQVVMSHVSKVMFLPNNRERDTAIRVPAPEGHLGDSVSAPQPVETFGGEAVIEGIY; from the coding sequence ATGGCCGGTGACGACACCACCGTATGGAAGATCCTCGACCCGGCGGTCGACCCGTGGGATGCCGACGAGTACCTGCGGACCGCGGTCCGCTGGCACTTCGGCGAGGACACCGGCTCGCCGTTCTGGCTGCGCCGGGCCAGGACCCTCGGTTTCGATCCCCTCACCGAGGTCGGCACGTTCGACGATCTGCGCAAGTTCCCCAACGTGGTGGACGAGTTGCGCGACGTCCCGGTCGAGGACCTCGTGCCGCGCGGGTACGGTCCGAACCCGCCGGCTCCGCACGTCTTCGAGACCGGCGGCACCACCGGCGCCCCCAAGCGCATCATCCTGATGCCGGACTGGATCGAGGCGGCCGTCGAGCGGTTGCGCAAGGGCCCGCAGTTCGCGGGCCGCCGCAGGGCGCACATCCTGGTCGCCACCCCCACCGGTCCGCACAAGATCGGCGTGTTCTACGACTTCCTGGTCGAGCGGGAGAACATCGTCAAGTTCAGCATCGACCTGGACCCGCGCTGGGTGAAGAAACTGATCGCCCGTGGGGAGACCGAGCAGGTCGCCGCCTACGTCGAGCACGTCCTGGACCAGATCGAGCACGTCATGGCCACCCAGGACATCGGTCTGCTGGTGATCACCCCGCCGCTGCTGCAGGCGTGCACCCGCCGCCCCGAGCTGACCAAGCTGATCAAGGACAAGGTCGACCTGATCTTCTGGGGCGGCGCGCACATGACCATCGACGAGCGGTTCGAGCTGGAGTACGAGTACTTCCCCGGCGTGCGGATGCTCAGCCGGTACAGCAGCGCCCTGATCCTGGAGGGCACGACGGAACGGGCCGGTCTTTCCCGTGACGAGGACATCGTCTACGACACCCGCAGCCCCGTGGTGACCTTCCGGGTGGTGGACCCCGCGACCGGCGAACAGGTCGAGTACGGCACCCGTGGCCAGGTCGTGATGAGCCACGTCAGCAAGGTCATGTTCCTGCCGAACAACAGGGAGCGCGACACGGCGATCCGGGTGCCGGCGCCGGAGGGACACCTCGGCGACTCGGTGTCCGCGCCCCAGCCGGTCGAGACGTTCGGCGGCGAAGCCGTCATCGAAGGCATCTACTGA
- a CDS encoding YidH family protein, with the protein MPEDEADTSRSGAWWQRGEEPDYRATLANERTLLAWSRTSLALLAASFAVVRLTGITPRALRLALAGYLIALSSGVMVAGYVQWRTRQDRMRQRQPLGGIVSPPLLSLAMILLVGFVVAVIVFAS; encoded by the coding sequence ATGCCCGAGGACGAAGCGGACACCTCCCGGTCCGGGGCCTGGTGGCAGCGGGGCGAGGAACCCGACTACCGGGCCACCCTGGCCAACGAGCGCACCCTGCTGGCCTGGTCACGAACGTCACTGGCGTTGCTGGCCGCTTCCTTCGCCGTCGTGAGGCTCACCGGCATCACCCCTCGTGCCCTGCGGCTGGCACTGGCCGGCTACCTCATCGCCCTGTCGAGCGGCGTCATGGTCGCGGGATACGTCCAGTGGCGCACCCGCCAGGACCGGATGCGCCAACGGCAGCCGCTGGGCGGCATCGTCAGCCCGCCCCTTCTCTCGCTGGCCATGATCCTTCTTGTCGGCTTCGTCGTCGCGGTCATCGTCTTCGCGTCCTGA